The following coding sequences are from one Macaca nemestrina isolate mMacNem1 chromosome 1, mMacNem.hap1, whole genome shotgun sequence window:
- the LOC105474741 gene encoding LOW QUALITY PROTEIN: olfactory receptor 11L1 (The sequence of the model RefSeq protein was modified relative to this genomic sequence to represent the inferred CDS: inserted 2 bases in 2 codons) has product MEPQKTSTVTNFQLLGFQNLLEWQTLLFVIFLLIYCLTITGNVIIVTVVSQDQRLHSPMYMFLQHLSLLEVWYTSTTVPLLLANLLSWGQAISFSACMAQLYFFVFLSATECFFLAVMAYDRYLAICSPLRYPFLMHRELCTRLVAVSWWTGIGTGFLPSLMISRLDFCGPNEINHFFCDLLPLMQLSCSSVYITEVTIFILSIAVLCICFFLTLGSYVFIVSSVLRIPSTXGRRKTFSTCGSHLAVVTIYYGTMISMYVHPNPHLLPEVNKIISVFYTVVTPLLNPVIYSLRNKDFKEAVRKVMRRKCGXLWSMSKRKFLY; this is encoded by the exons ATGGAGCCCCAAAAAACCTCCACTGTGACTAACTTTCAGCTGTTAGGATTCCAGAACCTTCTTGAATGGCAGACCCTGCTCTTTGTCATTTTCCTGCTCATCTACTGCCTGACCATTACAGGGAATGTCATCATCGTTACTGTGGTGAGCCAGGACCAGCGACTGCACTCCCCTATGTACATGTTCCTCCAGCATCTCTCCCTTCTGGAGGTCTGGTACACATCCACCACTGTGCCCCTTCTCCTAGCCAACCTGCTGTCCTGGGGCCAAGCCATCTCCTTCTCCGCCTGCATGGCACAGCtctacttctttgtgttcctcaGCGCTACCGAGTGCTTTTTCCTGGCCGTGATGGCCTATGACCGTTACCTGGCCATCTGCAGCCCGCTCCGCTACCCTTTCCTCATGCATCGTGAGCTCTGCACCAGGTTGGTGGCGGTCTCCTGGTGGACAGGGATTGGCACAGGCTTTCTGCCTTCCCTGATGATTTCCAGGTTGGACTTCTGTGGGCCCAATGAGATTAACCATTTCTTCTGTGACCTCCTCCCACTCATGCAGCTCTCCTGTTCCAGTGTTTATATCACCGAGGTGACCATCTTCATCCTGTCAATTGCCGTGCtgtgcatttgtttttttctgacacTGGGGTCCTATGTTTTCATCGTGTCCTCCGTATTGAGAATCCCTTCCA CTGGCCGGAGAAAGACATTTTCCACATGTGGCTCCCACCTGGCTGTTGTCACTATCTACTACGGGACCATGATCTCCATGTATGTGCACCCCAATCCCCACCTGTTGCCTGAAGTCAACAAGATCATTTCTGTCTTCTACactgtggtcacaccactgctGAACCCAGTTATCTACAGCTTGAGGAACAAAGACTTCAAAGAAGCTGTTAGAAAGGTCATGAGAAGGAAATGTG ATCTATGGAGTATGAGCAAAAGGAAGTTCCTTTATTAG